In Streptomyces sp. NBC_00483, a single window of DNA contains:
- a CDS encoding MFS transporter, which translates to MTSNGMRRLAGAAVLSTALEWFDFLIYATAAALVLGDLFFPSFSDIAGTLASFATFAVGFVARPLGGIVAGHLGDRFGRKPPLVGALVVMGVATFGVGVLPTYATVGTWAPVLLVFLRLIQGLGVGAQWGGAALLLTEHAPVERRGFYGSLVQTGAIIGAVAGNAVFLLLTATLSDSAFTSWGWRIPFVTGLALVAVGLYVQLKIEDSPVFRAMRDRSAQAEHTAGAQKSPLRQAVRHHWRAILQASGAFFVVNATFYILISGMLDYGTTHAGLSRTTTLLCVLGAGATQIVTIPLFGALSDRWSRRKLYLTGAALMGLFAFPLFWLIDTGSAPLTFLSLLIGFTIHATMYGPQAALYAEMFPAEVRYSGASLGYQTASVLAGGLAPFLMTAMLAATGSSWSVSAYILLLSVLTFIAVYTIRESFRRDLYAAGTRDGAEVPGGSQVAEPSGS; encoded by the coding sequence GTGACCAGCAACGGAATGCGCCGACTCGCGGGGGCGGCCGTGCTCTCCACGGCGCTGGAGTGGTTCGACTTCCTCATCTACGCCACCGCCGCGGCGCTCGTCCTCGGCGATCTCTTCTTCCCCTCCTTCAGCGACATCGCCGGAACCCTGGCCTCCTTCGCGACCTTCGCCGTGGGCTTCGTCGCGCGGCCGCTCGGCGGGATCGTCGCAGGCCACCTCGGCGACCGGTTCGGGCGCAAACCGCCGCTGGTGGGGGCGCTCGTGGTGATGGGCGTCGCGACGTTCGGCGTCGGTGTGCTCCCCACGTACGCCACCGTCGGCACCTGGGCACCCGTCCTGCTCGTGTTCCTCCGCCTGATCCAGGGACTCGGCGTCGGCGCCCAGTGGGGCGGCGCCGCGCTGCTCCTCACCGAGCACGCACCCGTGGAACGGCGCGGCTTCTACGGCAGCCTCGTCCAGACCGGCGCCATCATCGGCGCGGTCGCGGGCAACGCCGTCTTCCTGCTGCTCACCGCGACCCTGTCCGACTCGGCGTTCACCAGCTGGGGCTGGCGGATCCCCTTCGTCACCGGCCTCGCCCTGGTCGCCGTCGGCCTCTACGTTCAGCTGAAGATCGAGGACTCGCCGGTCTTCCGGGCCATGCGCGACCGGTCGGCGCAGGCCGAGCACACCGCCGGGGCCCAAAAGTCCCCACTGCGCCAGGCCGTACGGCACCACTGGCGGGCCATCCTCCAGGCGTCCGGCGCCTTCTTCGTCGTGAACGCCACGTTCTACATCCTGATCAGCGGCATGCTCGACTACGGCACCACCCACGCCGGGCTCTCCCGCACCACCACGTTGCTCTGCGTCCTCGGCGCCGGCGCCACGCAGATCGTCACGATCCCGCTCTTCGGGGCGCTCTCGGACCGCTGGTCCCGCCGCAAGCTCTACCTCACGGGCGCGGCGCTCATGGGCCTCTTCGCCTTCCCCCTGTTCTGGCTGATCGACACGGGATCGGCGCCGCTGACCTTCCTGTCCCTGCTGATCGGCTTCACGATCCACGCCACCATGTACGGGCCGCAGGCCGCGCTGTACGCCGAGATGTTCCCCGCGGAGGTGCGCTACTCCGGCGCGTCCCTCGGCTACCAGACCGCCTCGGTGCTCGCCGGCGGCCTCGCCCCTTTCCTGATGACCGCGATGCTGGCCGCGACGGGCTCCTCCTGGTCGGTCTCCGCGTACATCCTCCTGCTCTCCGTCCTGACCTTCATCGCGGTCTATACGATCCGGGAGTCCTTCCGCCGCGATCTGTACGCGGCGGGGACCCGCGACGGGGCGGAGGTGCCCGGGGGCTCGCAGGTGGCGGAGCCGTCCGGGAGCTGA
- a CDS encoding alpha/beta fold hydrolase, giving the protein MTRIRHEARYLEIDGAFGYVEQAYLEKAGGEQSGVDPSGTELPREGAPVLCLHTAGQSGVQWRRTTEELAALGYRVIVPDLPGHGRSEPARSGPVEDLTQYAQWCQWLISALELERPYVVGCSIGGKIALELAVRAGDELAGAVALAAEAGPGRVNVAGLRRELQDLAAPSRSDRTYLGTLAVVGSAVPPATAELIATMHRREDPAVSSADLIGWGTHDVRDALESATCPVQLVAGQDDLWLDLEQVRRTAEALPHGQYALLPGVGHYPMEEVDGFAGLLDGWLRQLSRDRAAAG; this is encoded by the coding sequence ATGACCCGCATCCGGCACGAAGCCCGCTACCTGGAGATCGACGGAGCGTTCGGCTACGTCGAGCAGGCGTACCTCGAAAAGGCAGGTGGCGAGCAGTCAGGCGTCGACCCGTCAGGCACCGAGCTGCCTCGGGAGGGCGCCCCGGTGCTCTGCCTGCACACCGCCGGGCAGAGTGGTGTGCAGTGGCGCCGCACCACCGAGGAGCTCGCCGCACTCGGCTACCGCGTGATCGTCCCGGATCTGCCCGGCCACGGCCGCTCCGAGCCCGCCCGGAGCGGCCCGGTCGAGGACCTGACCCAGTACGCGCAATGGTGTCAATGGCTCATCAGCGCCCTCGAGTTGGAGCGCCCGTACGTCGTCGGCTGTTCCATCGGCGGCAAGATCGCCCTCGAGCTGGCGGTACGGGCGGGGGACGAGCTGGCGGGGGCCGTCGCCCTGGCCGCCGAGGCCGGTCCCGGACGCGTCAACGTGGCAGGGCTCCGCCGCGAACTGCAGGATCTGGCCGCGCCCAGCCGCTCCGACCGGACCTACCTCGGCACCCTCGCCGTCGTCGGCTCCGCCGTGCCGCCCGCCACGGCCGAACTCATCGCCACCATGCACCGTCGCGAGGATCCCGCCGTCTCCAGTGCCGACCTGATCGGCTGGGGCACGCACGACGTACGGGACGCACTGGAATCCGCGACCTGCCCGGTCCAACTGGTCGCGGGCCAGGATGACTTGTGGCTCGACCTCGAACAGGTGCGGCGGACGGCCGAGGCGCTTCCGCACGGACAGTACGCGCTGCTGCCGGGCGTCGGCCACTACCCGATGGAGGAGGTCGACGGCTTCGCCGGCCTCCTCGACGGCTGGCTGCGGCAGCTGTCCCGGGACCGCGCCGCGGCCGGCTGA
- a CDS encoding CHAT domain-containing protein: MARGKRLIAVGVLAAGAAVLGGVWGQRVARHRLFRSGPHDTSVYDAERNALFDPARGGWLYLDTGQLHRYAPDSPLMPYVFLLLGVGCLAVLVLAVNWAFEQRQLVGYAWREAVRRPLNVLAVLGLWAVLLGVPYLAQGDVIAAVLRDPPTAVFLGATMGSVLAVAMLVYVPWLVVRGIGTMVLLLRLFRAKNASSGPGAGRQDALRDVARRAEVFRTDTVRDFDSLAGLVRAEAFIDLLADQGSDTVLDDLLRDGPAALEASPRHVMDRVLFMVGRPAAEVNVARAFILRYEWTGAAVNLDRAIDVLDPLAAKPHRWFWLTLTDWPVVFLTLAWALKDRYELRADRADLERALALVRQVSDRDPARARARLVELELIRYRATADPAALAAAVGEGRSGDPDPGTVEALLERFDRDGDRQDLDEARELADRLVAERGPGHPLHAVCLTVRARALDVSGERDAAAQCLREAVGDSSSPLQTRLAAAVGLGELGSGGPLSVEGYGAAAELLPQMAWIGLRRDDQRWLLSRWQGVSTAAAAAAIAEGRVAYAVEVLEHGRAVMWGQLARLRTGVEAARAADPDLARRLAEIRAELDMPGDEAGGRPDDRTGADVERRIRLGREWEQLAAQLRESERAGYRELARAAERGPVVVLNAGPLRCDAIILLADRDEPLLVPLDRLDHDELVEWARQSADPDGRHQAMLNVIAPRLWDDLAVPVLAALTPHLKADRRIWWCPTGPFTALPIHAAGQHGGPGGPGGPGGPGGPGGPGDPDGPALLDEVVSSYTPTIGALLRSAERTVTARGRLVVAAPQTPDRPDLPQVAQESAEFLRHFPDAVPLDPAHVDDVLTRLCDARWAHFACHADAAGLAVADGVVSLDQLADLGLPSAEFCYLSACSTAAPDPRAYDEAIHLAALLHLQSYTHVVGTLWEVDSDRALDAAREVYRTLAEHGPPDSRLAAQAVHNAAQTLRQAAPRNVDVWSSLLHIGP, encoded by the coding sequence GTGGCAAGGGGGAAGCGGCTGATCGCCGTGGGGGTTTTGGCTGCGGGTGCCGCAGTGCTGGGTGGGGTGTGGGGACAGCGCGTGGCGCGGCACCGGCTGTTCCGGTCCGGGCCGCACGACACGTCCGTCTACGACGCCGAGCGCAACGCCCTCTTCGATCCGGCCCGAGGCGGCTGGCTCTACCTGGACACGGGGCAGCTGCATCGGTACGCGCCCGACTCACCGCTGATGCCCTACGTGTTCCTGCTCCTGGGAGTGGGCTGCCTGGCGGTCCTCGTGCTCGCGGTCAACTGGGCTTTCGAGCAACGGCAGTTGGTGGGGTACGCATGGCGCGAGGCCGTGCGGCGGCCGCTGAACGTGCTGGCCGTCCTGGGGCTGTGGGCGGTACTGCTCGGCGTGCCCTATCTCGCTCAGGGCGATGTCATCGCCGCTGTCCTCCGGGATCCGCCGACCGCGGTCTTCCTCGGTGCCACCATGGGGTCCGTGCTGGCGGTCGCCATGCTGGTGTACGTGCCGTGGCTCGTTGTTCGGGGCATCGGGACGATGGTGCTGCTACTCCGCCTGTTCCGGGCCAAGAACGCGTCCTCGGGGCCCGGTGCCGGGCGGCAGGACGCCCTGCGCGACGTGGCGCGGCGGGCCGAGGTGTTCCGGACGGACACCGTGCGCGACTTCGATTCCCTGGCAGGTCTTGTGCGCGCGGAGGCGTTCATCGACCTGCTGGCGGACCAGGGCAGCGACACCGTGCTGGACGATCTGCTGCGCGACGGCCCGGCGGCTCTGGAGGCTTCGCCGCGGCACGTGATGGACCGGGTCCTGTTCATGGTGGGGCGGCCCGCGGCGGAGGTGAACGTGGCTCGGGCCTTCATCCTCCGCTACGAGTGGACCGGGGCCGCGGTCAACCTGGACCGGGCGATCGACGTCCTCGACCCTCTCGCCGCAAAGCCGCACCGCTGGTTCTGGCTCACGTTGACCGACTGGCCCGTCGTCTTCCTGACACTGGCCTGGGCACTCAAGGACCGCTACGAGCTGCGTGCGGACCGGGCCGACCTCGAACGGGCCCTCGCCCTGGTCAGGCAGGTGTCCGACCGGGATCCGGCCAGGGCGCGGGCCCGCCTCGTCGAGCTGGAGCTGATCAGATATCGCGCCACGGCCGACCCGGCGGCGCTGGCGGCGGCCGTGGGGGAGGGGCGGAGCGGGGACCCCGACCCGGGCACGGTCGAGGCGCTGCTCGAACGGTTCGACCGGGACGGCGACCGCCAAGACCTCGACGAGGCGCGGGAGTTGGCGGACCGTCTGGTGGCGGAGCGTGGCCCCGGCCACCCGCTGCACGCCGTGTGCCTGACGGTCAGGGCCCGCGCGCTGGACGTATCGGGCGAGCGCGACGCGGCCGCGCAGTGCCTGCGCGAGGCGGTCGGCGACTCCTCGTCGCCGTTGCAGACCCGGCTGGCCGCCGCCGTCGGCCTCGGTGAACTCGGCTCCGGAGGACCGCTGTCGGTCGAGGGATACGGGGCGGCGGCCGAACTCCTGCCGCAGATGGCCTGGATCGGGCTGCGCCGCGACGACCAGCGGTGGCTGCTCAGCCGCTGGCAGGGGGTGTCGACGGCCGCCGCCGCGGCCGCGATCGCCGAGGGCCGGGTGGCGTACGCGGTCGAGGTCCTGGAGCACGGCCGAGCCGTCATGTGGGGCCAACTGGCCCGGCTGCGTACGGGAGTTGAGGCGGCCCGCGCCGCGGATCCCGACCTGGCGCGCCGCCTCGCCGAGATCCGTGCCGAGCTCGACATGCCCGGCGACGAGGCGGGCGGGCGCCCCGACGACCGGACGGGCGCCGACGTGGAGCGGCGTATCCGTCTGGGCAGAGAATGGGAGCAACTCGCCGCTCAACTAAGGGAGTCGGAGCGGGCCGGCTATCGGGAGCTGGCGAGAGCCGCAGAGCGCGGCCCCGTCGTGGTGCTCAACGCCGGCCCGCTGCGCTGCGACGCCATCATCCTACTGGCCGACCGGGACGAACCCCTCCTCGTGCCGCTCGACCGGCTCGACCACGACGAACTCGTCGAGTGGGCCCGGCAGTCCGCCGATCCGGACGGCCGCCACCAGGCCATGCTCAACGTCATCGCGCCGCGACTGTGGGACGACCTCGCCGTGCCCGTACTGGCGGCCCTGACGCCCCACCTCAAGGCCGACCGGCGGATCTGGTGGTGCCCCACCGGCCCCTTCACCGCCCTGCCGATCCACGCGGCCGGACAGCACGGTGGCCCCGGCGGTCCCGGCGGTCCCGGCGGTCCCGGCGGTCCCGGCGGTCCCGGCGATCCCGATGGCCCCGCCCTGCTCGACGAGGTCGTCTCCTCCTACACCCCCACCATCGGCGCGCTGCTGCGGTCCGCCGAGCGCACCGTGACGGCCCGCGGCCGGCTCGTCGTCGCCGCACCGCAGACCCCCGACCGGCCCGATCTGCCGCAAGTGGCCCAGGAATCCGCCGAGTTCCTGCGCCACTTCCCCGACGCGGTGCCGCTCGACCCCGCACACGTCGACGACGTCCTCACGCGGCTGTGCGACGCCCGCTGGGCGCACTTCGCCTGCCACGCCGACGCCGCGGGACTGGCCGTGGCCGACGGCGTGGTCTCCCTCGACCAACTGGCCGACCTCGGTCTTCCCAGCGCCGAGTTCTGCTATCTGTCGGCGTGCAGCACCGCCGCCCCTGACCCGCGCGCGTACGACGAGGCGATCCACCTCGCAGCCCTCCTCCACCTGCAGTCGTACACGCACGTGGTGGGCACCCTGTGGGAGGTCGACAGCGACAGGGCGCTCGACGCCGCGCGCGAGGTGTACCGGACGCTCGCCGAGCACGGCCCGCCCGACAGCAGGCTCGCCGCCCAGGCCGTGCACAACGCGGCACAGACCCTGCGCCAGGCCGCCCCACGCAACGTGGACGTCTGGTCCTCCCTGCTGCACATCGGACCCTAG
- a CDS encoding deoxyguanosinetriphosphate triphosphohydrolase family protein: MRPAHYTDDDLEQHSLRRRVADDGQRSGFEHDVDRILYSTQWRALAGKSQVVASSELGAYHTRLTHSMKVAQLGRRMAERLERRYGGPNPALVEAACMAHDIGHPPFGHAGETALRATMDELHAGHGVLDSFEGNAQTLHILTFLAAHKYAGHRGLHLSRACLDAATKYPWERAARDVDPARHGKWGVYAIDREAFRWVRAGRDDDAVPVEEQVMDWADDVTYACHDVEDFYRAGLIPLASLFPAPGAAGGDTERETQRFLDYVAAKRHREGAGFDRDEAVHILADIAKALSIAKPYGGRHEDDVALNARTAKLIDHFTRDIDLQVGGAAAIRYGARLVVPTERRTACELLKELVWCYVIDRPALATQQHGKRRIVSQLLRWTHESPHLLPTDRAEELALHGDPLRAAADHVASLTEGQAVALHRRLSGVGLGSVTDGDWL; encoded by the coding sequence ATGCGACCTGCCCACTACACCGATGATGACCTGGAGCAGCACTCCCTCCGTCGACGCGTCGCGGACGACGGACAGCGGTCGGGGTTCGAGCACGATGTGGACCGCATCCTGTACTCGACGCAGTGGCGGGCGCTCGCGGGCAAGAGCCAGGTCGTCGCCAGCAGCGAACTCGGGGCGTACCACACGCGGCTCACCCACTCGATGAAGGTCGCGCAGCTGGGGCGGCGCATGGCCGAACGTCTGGAGCGGCGCTACGGCGGTCCGAACCCGGCCCTGGTCGAGGCGGCCTGCATGGCGCACGACATCGGGCACCCGCCGTTCGGTCACGCCGGAGAGACCGCGTTGCGCGCGACGATGGACGAGCTGCACGCCGGGCACGGCGTCCTCGACAGCTTCGAGGGCAACGCCCAGACCCTCCACATCCTCACCTTCCTCGCCGCGCACAAGTACGCGGGCCATCGCGGCCTGCACCTGTCCCGGGCCTGCCTGGACGCGGCCACGAAGTACCCGTGGGAGCGTGCCGCGCGCGACGTCGACCCCGCGCGGCACGGCAAATGGGGCGTCTACGCGATCGACCGGGAGGCGTTCCGGTGGGTGCGGGCGGGCCGTGACGACGACGCGGTGCCGGTCGAGGAGCAGGTGATGGACTGGGCCGACGATGTCACCTACGCCTGCCACGACGTGGAGGACTTCTACCGCGCGGGGCTGATCCCGCTGGCCTCGCTGTTCCCGGCGCCCGGGGCCGCAGGCGGTGACACCGAGCGCGAGACGCAGCGCTTCCTGGATTACGTGGCGGCCAAGCGCCACCGCGAGGGCGCCGGCTTCGACCGCGACGAGGCGGTCCACATCCTGGCCGACATCGCAAAGGCGCTGTCGATCGCGAAGCCGTACGGGGGCCGCCACGAGGACGACGTCGCCCTCAACGCCCGTACCGCCAAGCTGATCGACCACTTCACCCGCGACATCGACCTGCAGGTCGGCGGCGCGGCAGCGATCCGGTACGGCGCCCGCCTCGTCGTCCCCACCGAGCGCCGGACAGCCTGCGAGCTGCTCAAGGAACTGGTCTGGTGCTACGTCATCGACCGCCCGGCCCTGGCCACCCAGCAGCACGGCAAACGCCGCATCGTCTCCCAACTCCTGCGCTGGACCCACGAATCCCCGCACCTGCTGCCCACCGACCGCGCCGAAGAACTCGCCCTCCACGGCGACCCGCTGCGCGCCGCCGCCGACCACGTCGCGTCACTGACCGAGGGCCAGGCCGTCGCCCTGCACCGCCGCCTGTCCGGAGTCGGCCTCGGCTCCGTGACCGACGGCGACTGGCTCTGA
- a CDS encoding AMP-binding protein, which produces MTTLTDLLSGLVDRDPDAVFAIDAGAGGERAAVTRREFQVRAARLRTELADVGVGRGDCVAVWLPNWSSALAWQFAAAGLGAHVIGVNTRYNVDELVHVLDRARPKVLALAHDFHGLDLAGILRRALPRTTAPTPVVAVVPGPDTDPPADPSAYDMGAGAWTPRTAEDTTAAPAHTEGTPAHTGHTTAVPPPTGDELTVAFTTSGSTGRPKLAAHRESAVVAHAEADARALGIDDGDVVGCILPLSGTFGFTTAMAAIAGGAACLLEPVFQEDTALAGLARHGVTHLVGGDDMVSRLVDAWRRAPRDLSTLRWLGMADFLGRTRDIAAWAQKEFGTHTSGVYGSSEVFALALCWPPGEPAPRRWLGGGRPVSPDIAVRVVDPETDDPVRPGAQGELQLRGPNVVDAYLGDPEAAERAFTADGWFRTGDLATLAEDGAVEYVCRMGDVLRLRGFLVDPAEIEQRLAAHTAVRTAKVVGARGEDGAPQAVAFVVLDTPTGPEGLREWCAQGLARFKVPAAVHVLDRMPTTSGTNGTKIRAAALREQAQQLLTGGEQR; this is translated from the coding sequence ATGACCACCCTCACCGACCTCCTGTCCGGACTCGTGGACCGCGACCCCGACGCCGTATTCGCCATCGACGCGGGGGCCGGCGGCGAGCGGGCGGCCGTCACCCGCCGGGAGTTCCAGGTGCGCGCCGCCCGGCTCCGTACGGAACTCGCCGACGTCGGTGTCGGCCGGGGCGACTGCGTGGCGGTCTGGCTGCCGAACTGGTCGTCCGCACTGGCCTGGCAGTTCGCCGCCGCCGGCCTCGGAGCGCACGTCATCGGGGTCAACACCCGTTACAACGTCGACGAGTTGGTGCACGTACTCGACCGGGCCCGGCCCAAGGTCCTCGCCCTCGCACACGACTTCCACGGCCTCGACCTGGCCGGCATCCTCCGCCGCGCCCTGCCCCGCACCACCGCGCCCACCCCCGTGGTCGCCGTCGTCCCGGGCCCTGACACCGACCCGCCGGCCGACCCCTCCGCGTACGACATGGGCGCCGGCGCCTGGACACCCCGTACCGCCGAAGACACCACTGCGGCGCCCGCGCACACCGAAGGCACCCCCGCGCACACCGGACACACCACTGCCGTGCCCCCGCCCACCGGAGACGAACTCACCGTCGCCTTCACCACCTCCGGCTCCACGGGCCGACCCAAACTCGCCGCGCACCGCGAGTCCGCCGTCGTCGCCCACGCGGAGGCCGACGCCCGAGCCCTCGGCATCGACGACGGCGACGTCGTCGGCTGCATCCTCCCGCTCTCCGGCACCTTCGGCTTCACCACCGCCATGGCCGCGATCGCAGGAGGCGCCGCCTGCCTGCTCGAACCGGTCTTCCAGGAGGACACGGCCCTCGCTGGTCTCGCCCGGCACGGGGTGACCCATCTCGTGGGCGGCGACGACATGGTCTCCCGGCTCGTCGACGCCTGGCGGCGCGCACCGCGGGACCTCTCCACCCTGCGCTGGCTCGGCATGGCCGACTTCCTCGGCCGCACCCGTGACATCGCGGCCTGGGCGCAGAAGGAGTTCGGGACTCACACCTCCGGTGTGTACGGCTCCTCGGAGGTGTTCGCCCTCGCCCTGTGCTGGCCGCCCGGCGAACCCGCGCCGCGCCGCTGGCTCGGCGGCGGCCGTCCGGTGTCACCGGACATCGCCGTACGGGTCGTCGACCCGGAGACGGACGACCCCGTACGGCCCGGCGCCCAGGGCGAGTTGCAGCTGCGCGGCCCCAACGTGGTCGATGCCTACCTGGGTGACCCGGAGGCCGCCGAGCGCGCCTTCACCGCCGACGGATGGTTCCGCACCGGGGACCTGGCGACGCTCGCGGAGGACGGGGCCGTCGAGTACGTGTGCCGGATGGGCGACGTGCTGCGGCTGCGCGGCTTCCTCGTCGACCCGGCGGAGATCGAGCAGCGTCTTGCCGCACACACCGCCGTACGGACCGCGAAGGTCGTCGGCGCGCGCGGCGAGGACGGCGCCCCGCAGGCAGTCGCCTTCGTCGTCCTCGACACACCCACCGGGCCCGAGGGGCTCCGGGAATGGTGTGCGCAGGGCCTGGCCCGCTTCAAGGTCCCGGCGGCCGTGCACGTACTGGACCGCATGCCCACCACCTCGGGCACGAACGGCACCAAGATCCGGGCCGCCGCGCTCCGCGAACAGGCTCAGCAGCTCCTGACAGGAGGCGAACAGCGGTGA
- a CDS encoding TetR/AcrR family transcriptional regulator: MNDRSPVLDLISDSGRGNEAAILRAALQLYAERGFNGASMRDIARAAGTSLSNLYNYFPSKARLLTELLNRANAVLSAQVTSAVDTAGKDVAGQLGAAVRAYVSFVADYQTAMLIALSEVRHLEGEERAQVVAERDRNQEIFEELVAAGAASGVFTTPYPQDAARSILAMCSTIATWYRPEGRLTKQDLCDQHARYALALLESGADGR; the protein is encoded by the coding sequence ATGAACGATCGTTCTCCCGTACTGGACCTGATCAGCGACTCCGGACGGGGCAATGAGGCGGCCATCCTCCGCGCCGCCCTGCAGCTGTACGCGGAGCGCGGCTTCAACGGCGCCTCGATGCGGGACATCGCCCGCGCCGCGGGCACCAGCCTGTCCAACCTCTACAACTACTTCCCCTCCAAGGCCCGCCTTCTCACGGAGCTCCTGAACCGCGCCAACGCGGTGCTGTCCGCGCAGGTGACATCGGCGGTGGACACCGCGGGCAAGGATGTGGCCGGCCAACTGGGCGCGGCCGTACGCGCCTACGTGAGTTTCGTGGCGGACTACCAGACCGCCATGCTCATCGCGCTGAGCGAGGTGCGCCACCTGGAGGGCGAGGAGCGCGCCCAGGTGGTCGCCGAACGCGACCGCAACCAGGAGATCTTCGAGGAGCTGGTCGCCGCGGGCGCCGCGTCGGGCGTCTTCACCACCCCGTACCCGCAGGACGCGGCGCGCAGCATCCTCGCGATGTGCTCCACCATCGCCACGTGGTACCGCCCGGAGGGACGGCTGACCAAGCAGGACCTGTGCGACCAGCACGCCCGCTACGCCTTGGCGCTCCTGGAGAGCGGGGCCGACGGCCGCTGA
- a CDS encoding PIG-L family deacetylase yields MSDRPLTLMAVHAHPDDEATSTGGVLARYAAEGIRTVLVTCTDGGCGDGPGGVKPGEPGHDPVAVAKMRRQELETSCEVLKISDLETLDYADSGMIGWPSNDAPGSFWQTPVEEGAARLAELMRHYRPDVVVTYDENGFYGHPDHIQAHRITMAAVEMTDLTPKVYWTTMPHSGMQRFGEIMREFNEDMPEPDPAEAAALADIGLPDDEITTWVDTTAFSDQKFDSLAAHASQGENIFFLKMGKERFGELMGLETFVRVKDTTGAALPEKDLFAGLR; encoded by the coding sequence ATGTCCGACCGACCCTTGACGCTCATGGCCGTGCACGCCCACCCCGACGACGAGGCCACCAGCACCGGAGGGGTCCTCGCGCGATATGCGGCGGAAGGCATCCGCACGGTGCTCGTGACCTGTACCGACGGCGGTTGCGGTGACGGGCCGGGGGGCGTCAAGCCCGGCGAACCCGGGCACGATCCGGTGGCCGTCGCCAAGATGCGCCGCCAGGAGCTCGAGACGAGCTGCGAGGTCCTGAAGATCAGCGACCTGGAGACGCTGGACTACGCCGACTCCGGGATGATCGGCTGGCCGAGCAATGACGCGCCCGGATCCTTCTGGCAGACCCCCGTGGAGGAGGGCGCCGCCCGTCTCGCGGAGCTCATGCGCCACTACCGCCCCGATGTGGTCGTCACCTACGACGAGAACGGTTTCTACGGCCACCCCGACCACATTCAGGCCCACCGCATCACGATGGCGGCGGTGGAGATGACCGACCTGACACCGAAGGTGTACTGGACGACGATGCCCCACTCGGGCATGCAGCGGTTCGGCGAGATCATGCGCGAGTTCAATGAGGACATGCCGGAGCCGGACCCGGCCGAGGCCGCCGCACTGGCCGACATCGGCCTTCCCGACGACGAGATCACGACGTGGGTCGACACCACCGCGTTCAGCGACCAGAAGTTCGACTCCCTGGCCGCGCACGCCAGCCAGGGCGAGAACATCTTCTTCCTCAAGATGGGCAAGGAGCGGTTCGGCGAGCTGATGGGCCTGGAGACCTTCGTCCGCGTCAAGGACACGACCGGGGCGGCCCTGCCCGAGAAGGACCTCTTCGCCGGACTGCGCTGA
- a CDS encoding MaoC/PaaZ C-terminal domain-containing protein, which yields MAASQSAVRTQSLYFEDFRPGQRWTSTARRITADDLAAFTELSGDRHPLHTDPEWAARTRFERPILHGPFGIAAFLGFLHDMGLAGESVIALLDTNWRYLKPSYVGDTLQCTLTITRCRRTSDPHQGVVHRHVVLENQRGERVQEGTSAVLVHARGTGPDPASLAPGTVEWGSAVAELLSQDDQFAAATATWDGAIGLRAGDNEVQLRVYLGRIIDVARRTPHGPTFTLAADELTWAELLTGERNDLVARMMRGQFHATGDAYEYLRLTKVLHLITDAARTLAEEARA from the coding sequence ATGGCGGCATCGCAATCGGCGGTCCGAACGCAGTCCCTGTACTTCGAGGACTTCCGCCCCGGGCAGCGCTGGACCAGTACCGCACGCCGGATCACCGCCGACGACCTCGCGGCGTTCACCGAACTCAGCGGCGACAGACACCCGTTGCACACCGACCCCGAGTGGGCGGCACGGACACGCTTCGAACGGCCGATACTGCACGGGCCGTTCGGTATCGCGGCCTTCCTGGGATTCCTCCACGACATGGGCCTCGCAGGGGAGTCCGTCATCGCCCTGCTCGACACCAACTGGCGCTACCTGAAGCCCTCGTACGTCGGCGACACCCTCCAGTGCACCCTCACCATCACGCGCTGTCGCCGCACGTCCGACCCTCACCAGGGCGTGGTCCACCGGCACGTGGTCCTCGAGAATCAGCGGGGCGAACGCGTCCAGGAGGGCACCAGCGCCGTCCTGGTGCACGCCCGCGGAACCGGTCCCGACCCGGCATCCCTCGCACCCGGAACCGTTGAGTGGGGGAGCGCTGTCGCGGAACTCCTGTCCCAGGACGACCAGTTCGCCGCCGCGACCGCCACATGGGACGGCGCCATCGGTCTCAGGGCGGGAGACAACGAGGTGCAGCTGCGCGTCTACCTCGGCCGCATCATCGACGTCGCCCGCCGCACCCCGCACGGGCCGACCTTCACCCTCGCCGCCGACGAGCTGACCTGGGCCGAACTGCTCACCGGGGAACGCAACGACCTCGTCGCGCGCATGATGCGCGGGCAGTTCCACGCCACCGGCGACGCCTATGAGTACCTGCGCCTGACCAAGGTCCTGCACCTCATCACGGACGCGGCACGGACGCTGGCCGAGGAGGCGCGCGCATGA